Below is a genomic region from Chelonoidis abingdonii isolate Lonesome George chromosome 18, CheloAbing_2.0, whole genome shotgun sequence.
CAGACTAGTTCTAGAGCACTACTGTTATGTTGCCTAGTTCTGCTGAGATTGCAACACCATTGCATGGGTGGGTTAAGGCCAACTCTTAGTAGTGCTCTCAGTAGTGAATTGGCTTGGAGACTGCTCACCTCACTTTTTAAAGGTAACCCCTGCAGATCTAGTTGAAAAAGAAGCCAGGTTGTGGGAGAGCTTGCACTGTTACATATCAAGCATTATCAATGTCACCATCTTTCACTAGCATTAAACcctctatttaaaaagaaacagtttgCTAACACCAGATAAGAGTTTCTTCAGCGGAGTAAAACCAGAAAGGAAAACACTATTTCTTCAGAGTTAATCACCCTTTATTGCTCTACTGATGGACAAACTGAACATGGTAGTAAAGTTTATAATGTAGAATCGCGTTAGAGATAAAATGATTTAAGTAACCCTCAAATGCTTACAACTTTTATTAAGAATTCCTTCCTACTCTATATACAGTACACTTCCTCTCTATGTAAACTTTATCACCCCCCTTCATAGACAGCAGAACAGATACTTAGAATAACACAGTGATACTGATTTCTACATATTAGTAAGATCTTTACCATTAACCTTCCTTTTAATCTTTAAGAGTGACACATACCCATAATTTTTTGAGAACCTGTTGTCCCTAACATTTTCTTTAGGGAATTGGCATTATGATAAGCAACACACCTTTTCCTGTGTTAAATGTTGCTGTAGTTGCTTCTTCTTCGACTAACTCTGGCAAATCCAGCTGTAATCTGTATTTTTCAGGGACTTCAATGATTACATCATCCTAAAACATAGGTAAATTAAAATACTCCGTGAGCAAGTATATGTGTTAAAGTGACTTTCTAAGCCTGTTTGGATTCAACAGAGAGGAAACACAGGTTTTCGTTCCTGCAAAACTTACCCTTGAAAGGCTCAGTTCACATTCAGAAACGGAACTAACTTTAGGCATTTCAACTTTCAGTTCAATCTTTAGAGGTTTCCTGTTTGCATCCTTTGCAATGGTCAGTTCATAGGCTGGTGTGACTGGCTCCCGTACCAGCTCCATACTGGCAATTTCTTCTATCAGATGCACTTTAGACTGTGTAACATCCTTGTTCAGCAGCAGTGTAGCATTAGTGCGGTCCTCCTCTCTGAGGTTGTTCTTTATCTGGTCCAGGGTCAGTTCTTCCAGAAAAAATAATATTCACACAGGTAGTTAATAAAACATCTTATTAGAAATAGTTTAGCTGTAGCTTTAACTGATGGATTTATACCAGTTAGCAAAATGTGCCAAAATGTAAGCGTCAGCTTTGTGATTATGAACTCAGCTGCTGAAGCTTGTATACTAATTTCATGGAGCTCTTTCCATCTTCATTCCTCATTTCCACTTTTATTTGTAAGTAGGTACAAGACTGAAACTCAAGTTTCCAGTGTTCTGTATCTTACAGTGAAACCACACAGGCCTGATTCTACTGGGCACAGGCCTACAAGATGCTGAGCAACTTGCAGGGACAGGGCACAGGTCCGTTTCAATATTCTTTAGATTTCAAGGAGACGGAAAATAACATTGTAGCCACCCCCCACATAGATGGGACTGGGAGTTTAGCCTTTTCCGTTTCCATTACACCATCTCTTGACAGTAATTTAAAAGAAGTGTATGTACCATTCCTCGTGTTCCTGTTGAAAAGTGGAGCTGGTAGTGGTCCTGCTCTCAGACTCTGTTTCATCCTTTTCAGGCTTCCTTTGAGTGTGAATGTTGCAATGTGGTAAGAGTGGGAGAGACAGAGGTTGTAATGCTCCTCAATGTATTTAAATGTCAGACAGATCACGTGATCCATTTCTGCTTGGTTCTCCCGCTGAAGAACAGTCGGATTATATGCAATATCTATGATGGAGTAAATCTCTAGAAAAACAGTGTGTCAAACATTATTGCTGTACTGCTACAATCTGTTTTATAGGGGATAGAATACATCTGCCATAGGTACAGTGGAGGTAACCTATATTAAGAATAATTTTGATGCTTTTAATGATTAAATGTTTTGAAGAATCAATAATATGAATAGGAAGGGGCTTGATGTGTGGTTTCCTATGAGGACCTGGTTCCAGAAAACTGACTTGTAGAAAATACCACTCCCATCCTGCAGATCACTTATCGacatgtgtaaagttaaacatgGGAGTTATTTCCCTGCATTTAATGGAActgagactactcatgtgcttaaagatgGGTACATGTGCTAAAGCCCTAATCctgcaaggcacttaagcatttAGTGTGATCTGCTTTTTCAGAAGGAACAACCAGTTTTACTTAGGGTTTAGTCTATACCTCCTCCACCTTCAAGTTGCAAGCTGTATACCGCCAATGGCACTTTAAAAGGGCTGCTCTTTGCCTTTCCTCTCATTTCTATAGGATTGTATTGGAAAGTGTCCTAACTGTGGCATGTACAAAGAGTATTTTGGAACCCATTATGTACTTGCCTGCTTTATCGGACACCTCCTCAAGTGGGCCAGCACTTAGAGGTAGTGGATCAGTAGGTGACTTAGGAGCTGGGACTCTTTTCCATCTGCAGAGGTTAATGAATAATGATTTTTCATTAGGATCCTGCAAAGAGAACCCAAAACCACTTAATCACCACAAATGTTTAGGTCTCCTTATAGCCAAAAGTGCAATGGAACCAAATGGTTAACAACAGGTAAAATCATAGGCCACTTTCAAATCCTTAACTACCTATAAACTTCCTAGTTCAACTTTATATAAAACATGTAAAGAGCTATGTTTGTCTTTGTGCCCACAGGGCTTTCGTattgaagaaaaaatatacagGTGGAAAAAACAAAGCTAGTCTAAATGATCATATACCAGGAGCAGAATAGGATTTAAATACAGTGTATGAATATTGATTTTAGGGACACAAAGGGGTCTTTTTACCAGACAACAGCAACAACACGTGTCTTGTCATAGTCTGTGCTATGTAGGACATTCAACAACAAACCAGCACTGCTTTAGAGTCTGATCATGACCTATGGTTGTGCCAGTGTAACTGGGGAGTACTTCCAGGGtggtcaatggagttacactgctgCAATAgtttgagaggagaatcaggtttcTAGTATCTAGGAGCTGGCTATTTCCATAGCACAAGGGGGGAGAGCTGCCTCTCTAAAGACATGTATTCACTGCCCAGAGGTACTAGTATCCAGCTCAAGTTATGGGGTTCACCCTCTCAAAGTTTACTGTGATCTTAGATGCAGAATATATCCTGGATTTCCATGTTACATTAAGTGATCTGCTATGATCATCAATTCTGGCAGAATCTCAGAGCTAGGAATCCAGCTTTGTCACAATGGGATGCATTCCTGTTTATTGATGAACCTCAGGCCACAAAGTATGCCTGAATTATATGTGATCTCCTCCAGACCCTTACTTTTCCCATGGGCACTGCTTGGTTTAATTAGGAATGGCTTTGCATTTAACACTAGAATTCATATCTGCATCTGCTGCTATTTTCAGTTCCATGTAAACATGGTGCTTTTCCCACAGGCATACAGACCAGTTGGGTAACCTGGCTCTGACAATGGCTATTGTCCAATGcttctgtgaaaataaaaatcttccaCAAGGCAGCTGTTTGTGCCCTTCATGATGGTGCATTTTGGAAAGGAGCACTGCCTCCCACCCAGAAGCACAACACATgagaacttttattatttttatcctaACCAATGGCACCACAGAGGCTATTTTTCCTCACAAAAATCGAATCCTTTTTTAACCTTACTGAGCCATTAGGCAGAATGATatcctcactccatcccccattGGTGTATCAGTACTCTTGGGTCTCTAGCAGTGAACACTGGTGCACAGAAGGACCTTCACCCACTCCCAAGGGTCTTCAGATAGCCTGTGAGGGCTCCCATGACACAGCTCAGCTAGCAGTGCTGGTTAGGGCCTTTTTGCAGCCGGAAGCATCTTCCAGGCACTACCATTGCCAAGTGAGATCCTACTGGAATCTCATGGCTCTTTCATAGTATAAGCCCTTGCCCCATGTACCAGTATGTGGGTCTGTAGGCAAAGATGTGGTTCAGGGGGAGTGCAATATTGCTTTGcatcctccagctgctgctgcatgaaTCTGTGGTAACTCTCAGGGGTGCTTTCTGCCATCTCATCCAGCATACTCCAGAGTTGGGTCACTTGAGTCAGCATGTCCTTTGAGTGAGCAGGAGCCGCCATCACTAGCACAAATGTCCCTCAGGAAGCAGCACGGGTTCTACACTTAACCTATAAGAGAATTAGGGAGAGTATTTGCGTTGAATAGCTGCCCTGCACAGGGTCCATGGGGTTTGTATCCGCGACGCCAGGGCAAAATATGTTCTAGTCACAAGAAAAAGGATGGGGGATCTATTTGCCaacctctccccagccccttcaCCTgcccctgggatctgagagtcacaTTAGAGGTCCCTCGGCCCGCATCCCAGCGCCCCCCGTGCCGCCCCCTCGGCCCGCATCCCAGCGCCCCCCGTGCCGCCCCCTCGGCCCGCATCCCAGCGCCCCNNNNNNNNNNNNNNNNNNNNNNNNNNNNNNNNNNNNNNNNNNNNNNNNNNNNNNNNNNNNNNNNNNNNNNNNNNNNNNNNNNNNNNNNNNNNNNNNNNNNNNNNNNNNNNNNNNNNNNNNNNNNNNNNNNNNNNNNNNNNNNNNNNNNNNNNNNNNNNNNNNNNNNNNNNNNNNNNNNNNNNNNNNNNNNNNNNNNNNNNNNNNNNNNNNNNNNNNNNNNNNNNNNNNNNNNNNNNNNNNNNNNNNNNNNNNNNNNNCCCTCGGCCCCACCCCGGCGCCCTCGTGCCGCCCCCACTCTCTCCCCTTCACTCGCCACAGAGATCTTCCCTCTGGGTACACGACGCCGTTTCCATAACAACCGATACGGGCGTCACCCGGAAGCGGAAGTGTCGCAAACAGCCCCCCCCGAGTTCCGAGTGCTTCCGTTGGAAGCACTTCCGGGGCACGCACTTCCGGGGGGAGGGAGCGAGCACTTCTCTCCGTGGGTGAgacgggctctgggctggggggtgggttaTTGGCCCGCGGGGGAGCGCTGGGTGGGGGTCTCCCCAGGCCTGAATGTACCGGTGTGGGCCTGTGCCtcgccctccccccccagctgccCAGTGCTGTGGCAGCGCCCTGCTGCCCTGCGCTCCCTGCCAGCTGGCGCTGTTTCTGTCTGGCTGTCTGCGTGTTGCTACTGAGGGGGCCCAGGCAGGCTGGTGCTTTGGGCTGAGATGAAAGCAAATCTCGCTCGATCTCCCTGCTCTCCGGGTGGTCCCTTTATTTTCTGCCCTGATCTGCTGGGGGCTGGGTGATACCACGCAGGGAGCTGCGCTTCAGTGGTGGATGAACGGCTGTATAGGTAGAGCCTGGCTCTCTCTTCCACGTGTCAGTTTTACACCAGCGTCGCTCcttgatttcagtgcagttacttCTGACTCAGACTGGCGTAAATGGGAGCAGCAGGCTCAGAGCCACAGCATGTTAAACACTCAACATGGAAGTAttagtttgagagagagaataattatCACTTATCTTCTCATTGATATATGGGGTATGAGATACAGAGACTTATCAGAGACTGTGGGTGTGGGCACCAACTGCTGGATCATCCTTTCTCGCCCCTGTACGTGCAGACGGTCTCATAAGAAGCTTAGTCTGGGGGTAATGCAGTGGCTTTTTAGGGAACACATATCTCAGCCTGTATCAATAGCACATTTACTGTCACACAGATGGAAAAAGACTTGCCTTTATGCCATTCATCTCCCTGTCCTGACAAGAGCATCTTGTGCACTACCGAGTCTTATGTGATTTTCTAATAGCCTTATTTTTTGTTACTTCTGTGAAGGTTAAAGAATGTCCCGGGTCCCTTTAGGAAAAGTTCTCTTACGAAATGTCATTCGTCACACTGATGCACACAACAAGGTATGGGACCATGTTCTATTCCTTTGCTTCTCTCTCCTGTGGTGAAGTGTAGTACCATCTCTgatagctcttcttcagggccgGGCTctctgtaaactcaaaagcttgtctctttcacaaacagaagttagtccagtcCAAGATATTATTGTATCCCCTTGTCTTGCTGATACAGTCTGACTTTCCTCATGTATATCAAGATCTTTCTCCTGTTACTTTAGTGTTGCATGTCCAGTGTTATGATATTTACAAGGGAAAGGTCTTTTTTGCTGCCATTGTCTCAAGCTAtgctattttcattttgttgttacTAAATTATGGTGGCTAAACTTATGTTGTTGCACTCAGCAAATCAGTTCCGCATACAAGTATATTTTTGAAGGTAGAAATTTCTGCAGCGCATCAATGAAAGAGAGGTCCATGCTACTTGCACCATGATTAAATTTgtttcaaacatttttcttcctaCATTTTTAAGATATTTACTCATCTTAAAAACTTATACTAATTTTAAATTTAGAAGACAAAGCTTAGGGTGAAGTTAACTCTTGGGCAAAAGACCAGCACAAGGCCCCTAGTCTGGGAGTGTATGTGGGGCTAGAGCTCCATGTTTTTTGCAAATGAgaaataacacaaaataaaatggaaaaactcACTCTACAGTGTTGGCTCCTGTTCTGCGGGGCTGGACATAGCTCGCCTCTCCATGCATTGCCACCTGGCACGTGGGTCACAGCGAGCTAGCTCAGATTTGACgcagctgcccctccatcatcATGACAGCGGgttggctgggccaaacctgaccAGTGCTGAAACTCCATGCTCCAGGTCTCAGTGgctggagctgagctcagccccacaggacaggagccACTAATGCATGGTCAGAGTGGGGAGGGCTCTCTCTGCAACCCCACCTGTCCCTCCCAGGTCTTTTTCCCCTACCCCAGGGGCAGGACATGACCAGACCAAACCCAACCCATCTCCAGGacctgcctgcccacccacccaccatgaTCCAACCCACCTACTGAGCGTAGATAAAATGAATTAACACTATATTgccagaaataaaatgaaaaatatataaacaactaAGCATTTCAGAGggctctgttttggacttaagTGGTGCCAAGGCTGTCTGCTAATTTTCTGCACAGAAGTGAATTTAATCCTGAATGCACAgatgaattaatttttaaagggGCCCCattagttgaaaaaaaaatcacattttgtgcACAAGCACAGCTCCTTGCATACATTACTAACAATGACTTGTATTTTTACTAATCTAGTTTTTCCCTGTTTAAACTCGTGTGTCGTTTTTTGCCTCTCTCTCAGCTAGACCTATGaaaagtcagtttcactttcagataCTAAGTGCTGCCTTGTTTGATTTGTAGGCATGGCAAGAGAATATTTATTTACaagtttcatttatttaaaatgaagggAAGTGTTTCTGTGGCTCTTATGTCTTATAAAagctttcccccctcccaacaACATTTACTTTGAGTTTTGTCTTCTCTTTAAGATAAGAaagataattattttaatttagcaTTTGTTAGGTTTTTGTGCCTCAGTAAAATGGATCCCCACTGGGATTTGAATGTCACTTTAGTGCACAAGGCTGGTATTTCCTGAGAGATTTAGAAATTGGCCCTTTTTTACTAATGCATTTAATTCATCAGGATCATTTTCCAAGAGGCATTTATCTCATATATGCTTAAGATGATGCCACATGCACAACAAGGCTATGTGAACAGAATCTGTGTCAAAGCACTGGGTATGCTGTATTTTCAAGCGTTTAACGTGAATACTCACTTGGGACTCAGCTCTGCAATAGCTATGTGAGCAGAACTCTGGAGGAGTACAGAGCTCCCATGAGTGAGAGTTTCTGTATGAACTGAAGGGTCCACCAGCATGGATCAGATTACAGAATAAGGCTCCTCATCTATAAAACAAAGTTGTTTGCTGCTGCAGCTAAATTGTCATTATGACATTTCTCATTTTGGTTAACTTGGTGTAGCTAAAAAGGCTCATTTATGTCACTGCAGCAGGTCAATTTAGTTTGAAATCCATCAAACTTCAATTATTGACCCAGAAGAAGTGAGTTTATAGTGTTTTGTAGTTGCAAAGCATCACTTCTGTAGATTACTTAattttctcattttcttcatatttttcagATTCAAGAAGAATCAGAAATGTGGAAAATAAGGGAGTTGGAGAAGCAGACTCAAGAGACTCACCCATGGAAGCAAGGGAGAATGTCACCCAATACCTCCAGGTGGGACTTAGTTATCTGGAGGAAATAATCCTCTTTACCACTCTGTATTGTAGTATTATTTAATTTTGCAAAGTTCTttaaagagagagcaagagcctTGTGTAAGGGCCAAAACTTCATTAACTATTTTGGTGACCACACAGGAGCATCCCTGTATAATCCTGTTTAAATGGGGTTCACTCATCCCTGTGGTGCGTCCTGCTGGCTGttttggggattagctctgcatATTAGCATACCTTCTTTTGGTGGTGCGTTGCCACCATCACCTACTCTAGGAGCCACCTCTAAGGACCATggcatcctcttcagtgacacagtCTTCTGGCTATGCCACACACAGTACTCTCTTGTTCCAGGGGATCTGCAGTCCACTGTTCAGCCATTTCCCTTTGTGGCTGCTGCAGCAAATTGTCTGACCAGTTCCTTGTGGCCTCCTCATCCTCTTTGCTCTTGCCTGAgcctgcaaaccccagcagccagccagccaggagctgtttcttGCTCCTCCAGTCCCTGCTtgtagcactgctctgtccagaaTGCTGGCAGTTCTCCAGAGATACAGTCTTTTTGACTCCCAGCAGAGAGCTACCCTTCTCTGCCTAGCAGCTCACTTTTTATATCAGTCTGCTTGGCCCTAATTGGCTGCTtccttcagcccttctctgattggctggctcctgcacagcctccctagggctcttTTAACTCCTtagagcccagtgtggggcaggcaccCCATCACACCTATATACACCACACTTCCTGTTGAAGTTTCACACTGCATCTTTGTGGCGTGATCCAGGTGTgcagctttaaaaatatgtaacttTAGATAGGTTGGGACCTCTGAAATAGCAGGATTATAGTTTGGTTAAGAAATGTGATAGTGACATCTGAAAAGTCTGCGGTGTCTTTGGTAGATGTACTCAGTGCTAGTGCATTAGTATTTATAGTGTGATGTGAGTTATCACTAAATTAAATCATTCGGACCCGAGGTCTTGCACCACATAAATTTCGTCCAGCTCCTGTCCAGTATTAATGTAGGTAAGAGCAGGGTACCTGTGGGTACTCTCACCATAACAAACTCACAAAGATCTAACACTAacaataaattggttagtctctaagggcttgactacactggcactttacagcgctgcaactttcgcgctcagggttgtgaaaaaaacacccccctgagcgctgcaagatgcagcgctgtaaagcctcagtgtaatcagggcggcagcgctgggagcgcggctaccagcgctgcacgctacacccgtagaggatgtggtttacgtgcagcgctgggagagctctctcccagcgctggcgttccgaccacactcacatttcacagcgctgccgcagcagcactttgatatttcaagtgtagccataccgtaacacggctactactctgaaacaaagatctcacaagctaagcagggtcaGGTTGGTTTTAAGTGGATGAAGACCTTCAAGGAATGAGCAAGTGATATGAGAAGTGGTTTTGTTAACTCTTGCGTTTGAGTCTGTATTGAGCTCAGTGGCCCAGCTTGGTGCTGGGAGAGGCTATCTTTTAGATGAGATGTAAAAGTGAAATCATGATCAGTTGTAATCATTGAAGACCCCATGGCACTTTTTATTAGATTCAGGCTGTTAACCTTGGTACTCTCACCAAATTCCAACTCCAGTAATTGTGTTCCCCCTCCAGTTTCTACTGGATACTGTCATCTTTATTTCCTGCCTTAAGTTGTTGTGTCACTGTGCACTGTTAAGCAGAGGTGgtagcatttcagtggtgcttgACGTGATGCATACCTGCTTTTTCAGAGTACTGTGAGGCATAATTAATTACTGTTTACAAAGTGATTTGAGAAACTGATGAAAGGCAACTGTCTGTGCAAGTCATTTATTAATTATTGGGGTGGTCCCATGGAAGCTCCGAGTGACCATCCTGTGGAGATGGAGTGAATCTCTTTGCATGGACTGACGTCCAGAGACTGTGGATGTGTGCTTTCTCCCCAGTGCCCTCTGTGCCCTAGATTGATTGACTGCCCAAAAAATCATTTGTTCCTCTGAAATGACCACTGGAGAACACTCATTTTCTCTCTGCAGTAGTCGTATGCGCAGTGACGGTTTCGATGAGGAGAGCCAAAGGGCTGATTGGAAGGCAAAGAACTTTGTGCATGTTCCTGACATGACTGAAGATGATCTTCTCCGGGCCCGGACCTGGAATAAGAAGCTCTATGAATGTGAAGCCAACATGCCAGATAGGTTTGTGGGTGAATTACTGTCCTAGCATGGTTCCTATAGAAAAAGGATTTGGTACTCTATGGCCCCCACATTTCACAAAAGTTAGtgaattcatcctcacaacactcctgtgcaATAAGGAAgtagtatcatccccattttacggGTGGTAAAGTGAGGTACAGGGAGACTTAAGTAACATGCCCAGTGTCACACACAGCCGGGAACTGAGCCTAGATCTCCTTTGTTTCAGTCCTGTGCCTTAGTCACAAGAGCATTCTTCCTCTCTGGCATGAAATGAATACAGCCCTAAACCCAAGGCTTGTTTAGTACTGCTCTCTGTAGAATTTAACCAAACCTGCTTATGATATCCAAGTAGCTAATCTCCCAGATTGACAGGGAAATACTAGTCAGTGCTTTTGGGGGTATTTCTAAGAAACAGGAGCTGCATTGTACCTCCCTGAACTCCTCCTTTACTGTCATTTTAGCTAATTGTTTCATTCCTTCAGGtgtcttctttttatttttattagcacCCAGTCCTAATCTGGCTGTTGGCATTCTTGCTGCCTGAAATTCCTGTACAGCTGTAATTCTGTATTTGGATAGGTTTTAGATGTATGTAGATTTTACCACAGTAATAAAGGACCATATACTTGTGTTTTGCATTATAAATGGAGTTTTGTGATCACACAGTTGAATACAAATGAAACCGTCTTACTATGGGGAAATACACAGGGTGAGAAAAGCAAATTACACACCATgggtgaagtcaatggcaaaacttccattgacttcagtggggctaagaTTTCACCCCATGTTTCCTGGGTGTTTATGAGAAGTGTGAACTCCCAAATCATTGGGCTTCTGCTGCACAGGGAGGTACAAGTTCCTTACCAGAAAAAAGCGAAGTGGCCATTAGTCTGCCCAGAATGGTCTGAACAGAACCTAGCAAAGCAAAATGTTAGGACCTTAAACAAGTAAGGAAGATACTAGCTGTTATTGGTCCGGACTCGTGTTTTGTATTTTCCCTAAAGCTCTCTCTTTCATTTCACCCTCATTTTGGTTCTGAATATTTTGTATGATTTTAACATGTTTCCTGCTGTTCTCTTGCAGATGGGGTCACAGTGGCTATAAAGAGTTATATCCAGAGGAATTTGATACTGACAGGTAAGGACAAACAGGCTTACTGAAAAGTCCAACATCTTAATTTCTGTCAAGTTACACAATGAAATATAGAGCTTGTACCTCTCCAATATAGACTTTAAATTGACCTTTCAAGGCATAATTGAATTGTTTACCTAGCAGACATGTGGCCTGAAATTCCAGTCCATTAATGTGTTCTCTTACTAAAAACAATTCTGACAATAATGTGAGAGGGCTGGCTTCAGTTCATAAGGCATAAACATTCAGTTAAGGCTTGAATGCTATCCTTACTTTGCCATATGTGGCATCATTCCTGCAGTGAAGAGCCCTCCCTGTTCTGAGCCCTGAGAGGTGATTGTATCTCTTCTAATAACAGGACATCCAGCTTTAACCCTGTGTTAAGAGTGACTGAAATGTTATGCAAATAAGTGTTTGGCTTCTCGGAGTTGGGCTATTTCCTGAAGTGATCCAGCTTTCGTGACTACCTGCAAGCATGTGTGCACCTAGAAATGCAAGTCAGAATGAGAGCTCCGGTAGCATGAGAGCAATTAAGAGTGAAAATGCAAACAAAGAAACGCAAATGATTGGgacacagatttatttatttaaaaaactgtacatAGTAGAATTGCCAGATCTAGCACTTATCTGATTCCTGCTAGTCACAGATAAGGAGTTCTTAGTAAGTTTTACAGGATTATGTTATGTTTTCCATGCTCTGGGATGGTTAAAATGCCTTTGAAATGGCCCCTCATCTCAGTTATAAGATATGGACCCAAACTGTTAAGTGGTGAAGTTAAAAATGCATCCAGCTTTTCTTGCATAGCATCCATATGTCTGTCCTGAAAGGAGCTCAGGATAGATGGGCTTGACTGATGCTTTGAAATAGGGAATGCTAATTTAGAATCTGCCCAGGCCTCTATTCTTTGTTCCTGTTACAGTGaccagcaagagaaagatgaacaAAACGCTGTCAATGGAAAGAGGAAGTCTCACCCAGGAAAACAGTCTGTGCCTGAGTCACTCAAACGGAAGAGGCCAAAGAAATCACAGAAGAAGAAGCGGAAAAAGAGATCACACAAAAAgcgaaagaagaggaaaaaggagaaggCGAAGGCATCATCAGATTCTTCCCAGGAAAGCGAGTGTTCAGAGGAGGGGACTTCGGGCACCAGGAGAGGGAAAGACAAACACAAGCACAAGAAGAAGACCAGGAAAAGGCTTGCAAAGGAACCTGCCTCTTCCTctgggcaggaaagtgactct
It encodes:
- the NKAPD1 gene encoding uncharacterized protein NKAPD1, encoding MSRVPLGKVLLRNVIRHTDAHNKIQEESEMWKIRELEKQTQETHPWKQGRMSPNTSSSRMRSDGFDEESQRADWKAKNFVHVPDMTEDDLLRARTWNKKLYECEANMPDRWGHSGYKELYPEEFDTDSDQQEKDEQNAVNGKRKSHPGKQSVPESLKRKRPKKSQKKKRKKRSHKKRKKRKKEKAKASSDSSQESECSEEGTSGTRRGKDKHKHKKKTRKRLAKEPASSSGQESDSSSVSSSEDSEPEEKKEKWPKKKRRKCTVSALERHSEIQEKQSKRKNWKVAADEKSEDSSDED
- the PIH1D2 gene encoding PIH1 domain-containing protein 2 — translated: MAAPAHSKDMLTQVTQLWSMLDEMAESTPESYHRFMQQQLEDAKQYCTPPEPHLCLQTHILDPNEKSLFINLCRWKRVPAPKSPTDPLPLSAGPLEEVSDKAEIYSIIDIAYNPTVLQRENQAEMDHVICLTFKYIEEHYNLCLSHSYHIATFTLKGSLKRMKQSLRAGPLPAPLFNRNTRNELTLDQIKNNLREEDRTNATLLLNKDVTQSKVHLIEEIASMELVREPVTPAYELTIAKDANRKPLKIELKVEMPKVSSVSECELSLSRDDVIIEVPEKYRLQLDLPELVEEEATTATFNTGKGVLLIIMPIP